A single region of the Maniola jurtina chromosome 21, ilManJurt1.1, whole genome shotgun sequence genome encodes:
- the LOC123876516 gene encoding AP-1 complex subunit mu-1, whose protein sequence is MSSSAIYILDVKGKVLISRNYRGDVDMGVIDKFMPLLMEKEEEGMLTPLLQTSECTFAYIKTNNLYIVSTTKKNANIALVFVFLYKIVEVMTEYFKELEEESIRDNFVVIYELLDELLDFGYPQTTDSKILQEYITQEGHKLEMQPRIPMAVTNAVSWRSEGIKYRKNEVFLDVIESVNLLANSNGNVLRSEIVGAIKMRVYLSGMPELRLGLNDKVLFESTGRGKSKSVELEDVKFHQCVRLSRFENDRTISFIPPDGEFELMSYRLNTHVKPLIWIESVIERHAHSRVEYMIKAKSQFKRRSTANNVEIIIPVPADADSPKFKTTIGSVKYTPEQNAITWSIKSFPGGKEYLMRAHFGLPSVECEDTDGKPPIQVKFEIPYFTTSGIQVRYLKIIEKSGYQALPWVRYITQNGDYQLRTN, encoded by the coding sequence ATGTCTTCGTCGGCGATTTACATATTGGATGTAAAGGGCAAAGTTCTCATATCGAGAAATTACCGTGGAGATGTCGACATGGGGGTCATAGACAAGTTTATGCCGCTTCTGATGGAGAAGGAAGAAGAGGGCATGTTGACGCCGTTGCTGCAGACCAGCGAGTGTACCTTCGCGTATATCAAGACGAACAACCTCTACATCGTGTCTACTACGAAGAAGAACGCCAACATCGCTCTCGTGTTTGTGTTTCTCTATAAAATAGTTGAAGTGATGACCGAGTACTTTAAGGAATTAGAGGAGGAAAGTATTCGCGACAACTTTGTCGTGATTTACGAGTTGCTAGACGAACTGCTGGACTTCGGCTACCCGCAGACGACCGACAGCAAGATCCTGCAAGAGTACATAACACAAGAAGGCCATAAGTTAGAAATGCAGCCTCGGATCCCAATGGCGGTCACCAACGCCGTCTCGTGGAGGTCTGAAGGTATTAAATACAGGAAAAATGAAGTGTTCCTCGATGTGATCGAATCGGTTAACTTATTGGCTAACTCCAATGGGAATGTTCTAAGGAGTGAAATAGTGGGTGCCATCAAAATGAGAGTCTACTTATCCGGTATGCCTGAATTGCGGCTTGGATTGAATGACAAAGTGCTCTTTGAAAGCACAGGCCGGGGCAAATCAAAGTCTGTTGAGTTAGAAGATGTGAAATTCCACCAGTGTGTGAGACTGTCGCGATTTGAAAACGACAGAACAATCTCATTCATACCGCCCGATGGAGAGTTTGAACTTATGTCGTACAGATTAAACACCCATGTCAAACCTCTGATATGGATCGAGTCTGTGATAGAGCGTCATGCACACTCTAGAGTTGAGTATATGATCAAAGCTAAATCCCAGTTTAAGAGACGTTCCACGGCCAATAATGTGGAGATAATAATTCCCGTCCCGGCTGATGCCGATTCACCAAAATTCAAGACCACTATAGGAAGTGTGAAGTATACTCCAGAACAAAACGCAATCACTTGGTCTATTAAATCATTCCCAGGAGGTAAAGAGTACTTGATGCGAGCCCACTTTGGTCTCCCGTCCGTTGAGTGTGAGGACACCGATGGCAAGCCACCTATTCAAGTCAAATTTGAAATCCCGTACTTCACAACCTCCGGAATCCAAGTGAGATATCTCAAAATCATTGAGAAGAGTGGCTACCAAGCACTACCGTGGGTCCGATACATTACACAGAACGGCGACTATCAACTGAGAACTAACTGA
- the LOC123876517 gene encoding peptidyl-prolyl cis-trans isomerase D-like isoform X1: MITGTQQKQRNPIVFLDISIDGEKAGRIVIELRYDVVPKTAENFRALCTGEKGVGVFGKPLHFKGCRFHKAISQFMLQGGDIINNDGTGGESIYGPTFEDENFKITHDAGVVSMANAGRNSNGSQFCVTTVPCPQLDGTNVACGRVLAGLGIVTEIQQLADDGQLTVECLIEDCGEITEESWDVCCRDGSADCLPEHPEDLRVNLTIEELMQSIRDVKKVGNALFGAAQYKAAARKYRKCLRFLSRAADVLAEGSKGHGDDYNEEIMTYRVQCSLNLAACATKVQDYRACITSCTEVLGIDADNEKALYRRGQANFALQNYEAALADLRRAGRAAPRSAAVRRLLEAVRRAYRSYTDVQRQRLAKFFREHQDSCAVAGRH, encoded by the exons ATGATAACGGGGACCCAGCAAAAACAAAGAAACCCCATAGTTTTCTTAGATATTTCAATCGATGGCGAGAAAG CTGGTCGAATTGTTATAGAGTTGAGATATGATGTGGTGCCAAAAACGGCTGAGAACTTCCGCGCCTTGTGCACCGGCGAGAAGGGAGTCGGCGTGTTCGGCAAACCCTTGCATTTTAAGGGATGTCGATTTCATAAAG CGATATCACAGTTCATGCTGCAAGGGGGAGATATCATCAACAACGACGGGACGGGTGGTGAGAGTATCTATGGACCAACATTTGAAGATGAAAACTTTAAGATTACT catGACGCGGGCGTGGTCAGTATGGCCAACGCTGGACGCAACAGCAACGGTTCCCAGTTCTGCGTGACCACCGTGCCGTGCCCGCAGCTGGACGGCACCAACGTGGCGTGCGGCCGCGTGCTGGCCGGGCTCGGCATCGTCACCGAGATACAGCAGCTCGCGGACGACGGACAGCTCACAGTG GAGTGCCTCATAGAAGATTGCGGGGAGATCACGGAGGAGAGCTGGGACGTGTGCTGTCGGGACGGCTCGGCCGACTGCCTGCCCGAGCACCCGGAGGACCTGCGCGTCAACCTCACG ATAGAGGAGCTAATGCAAAGCATCCGCGACGTGAAGAAGGTCGGCAACGCGCTGTTCGGCGCGGCGCAGTACAAGGCGGCGGCGCGCAAGTACCGCAAGTGCCTGCGCTTCCTGAGCCGCGCCGCCGACGTGCTGGCCGAGGGCAGCAAGGGCCACGGGGACGACT ACAATGAGGAGATCATGACGTACCGCGTGCAGTGCAGCCTCAACCTCGCCGCCTGCGCCACCAAGGTGCAGGACTACCGGGCCTGCATCACCAGCTGCACCGAG GTGCTCGGCATAGACGCGGACAACGAGAAGGCGCTGTACCGGCGCGGGCAGGCCAACTTCGCGCTGCAGAACTACGAGGCGGCGCTGGCGGACCTGCGGCGCGCCGGCCGCGCGGCGCCGCGCAGCGCGGCCGTGCGCCGGCTGCTGGAGGCGGTGCGGCGCGCCTACCGCAGCTACACCGACGTGCAGCGGCAGCGCCTCGCCAAGTTTTTTCGTGAGCACCAAGACTCGTGCGCCGTCGCCGGACGTCACTGA
- the LOC123876517 gene encoding peptidyl-prolyl cis-trans isomerase D-like isoform X2 yields MLQGGDIINNDGTGGESIYGPTFEDENFKITHDAGVVSMANAGRNSNGSQFCVTTVPCPQLDGTNVACGRVLAGLGIVTEIQQLADDGQLTVECLIEDCGEITEESWDVCCRDGSADCLPEHPEDLRVNLTIEELMQSIRDVKKVGNALFGAAQYKAAARKYRKCLRFLSRAADVLAEGSKGHGDDYNEEIMTYRVQCSLNLAACATKVQDYRACITSCTEVLGIDADNEKALYRRGQANFALQNYEAALADLRRAGRAAPRSAAVRRLLEAVRRAYRSYTDVQRQRLAKFFREHQDSCAVAGRH; encoded by the exons ATGCTGCAAGGGGGAGATATCATCAACAACGACGGGACGGGTGGTGAGAGTATCTATGGACCAACATTTGAAGATGAAAACTTTAAGATTACT catGACGCGGGCGTGGTCAGTATGGCCAACGCTGGACGCAACAGCAACGGTTCCCAGTTCTGCGTGACCACCGTGCCGTGCCCGCAGCTGGACGGCACCAACGTGGCGTGCGGCCGCGTGCTGGCCGGGCTCGGCATCGTCACCGAGATACAGCAGCTCGCGGACGACGGACAGCTCACAGTG GAGTGCCTCATAGAAGATTGCGGGGAGATCACGGAGGAGAGCTGGGACGTGTGCTGTCGGGACGGCTCGGCCGACTGCCTGCCCGAGCACCCGGAGGACCTGCGCGTCAACCTCACG ATAGAGGAGCTAATGCAAAGCATCCGCGACGTGAAGAAGGTCGGCAACGCGCTGTTCGGCGCGGCGCAGTACAAGGCGGCGGCGCGCAAGTACCGCAAGTGCCTGCGCTTCCTGAGCCGCGCCGCCGACGTGCTGGCCGAGGGCAGCAAGGGCCACGGGGACGACT ACAATGAGGAGATCATGACGTACCGCGTGCAGTGCAGCCTCAACCTCGCCGCCTGCGCCACCAAGGTGCAGGACTACCGGGCCTGCATCACCAGCTGCACCGAG GTGCTCGGCATAGACGCGGACAACGAGAAGGCGCTGTACCGGCGCGGGCAGGCCAACTTCGCGCTGCAGAACTACGAGGCGGCGCTGGCGGACCTGCGGCGCGCCGGCCGCGCGGCGCCGCGCAGCGCGGCCGTGCGCCGGCTGCTGGAGGCGGTGCGGCGCGCCTACCGCAGCTACACCGACGTGCAGCGGCAGCGCCTCGCCAAGTTTTTTCGTGAGCACCAAGACTCGTGCGCCGTCGCCGGACGTCACTGA